A portion of the Luxibacter massiliensis genome contains these proteins:
- a CDS encoding HPr family phosphocarrier protein produces MKEFKYVVTDPEGIHARPAGLLVKQAAGYKSDIKIGKGEKTADAKRIFGVMGLGVKTGEEVVMTADGEDEDTAIKELEAFFKENL; encoded by the coding sequence ATGAAAGAGTTTAAATATGTTGTGACAGATCCAGAAGGGATCCATGCAAGGCCTGCAGGGTTATTGGTTAAGCAGGCAGCAGGCTATAAATCTGATATTAAAATCGGCAAAGGGGAAAAGACCGCAGACGCTAAAAGAATTTTTGGTGTGATGGGACTGGGCGTCAAGACTGGCGAAGAGGTTGTAATGACTGCTGACGGTGAAGATGAAGATACAGCAATTAAAGAATTAGAGGCATTTTTTAAGGAAAACTTATAA
- a CDS encoding phosphoenolpyruvate-utilizing N-terminal domain-containing protein gives MECIQVDRTASDGTATGEAYIYQGVSLPFCMELIPEAAAGREIDKFLRAREAVCQRLQKLSQTSTVFEAHLMMAADATLEEAVAHRVKEERMNAGMALTEAVGELRNIFLGMEDEYMRERSADIKDVGRQLLAEIQGIDIHSSLDIKEPAILVARELMPSDTARLNKDYVLGLLTEEGGVTSHVSIMAKGWGIPALLGVKGLLQKAKNKDIICMDAGKGEIIISPTEEMKQKFDQKKDRHKFDTGNI, from the coding sequence ATGGAATGCATTCAAGTTGACAGGACAGCATCAGACGGTACAGCCACAGGTGAAGCGTATATCTATCAGGGGGTAAGTCTGCCCTTTTGTATGGAGCTTATCCCTGAAGCTGCAGCAGGGCGGGAGATAGACAAGTTTTTACGGGCCAGGGAGGCTGTCTGCCAGAGGCTCCAAAAGCTCAGCCAGACAAGCACCGTTTTTGAGGCCCATCTAATGATGGCGGCAGATGCAACACTGGAAGAAGCCGTGGCCCATAGAGTCAAGGAGGAAAGGATGAATGCCGGGATGGCATTAACAGAGGCAGTGGGGGAGCTGAGAAATATTTTCCTGGGGATGGAAGATGAATACATGAGGGAGCGGAGCGCTGACATCAAGGATGTGGGACGCCAGCTTCTGGCAGAGATACAAGGGATAGATATTCATAGCTCCTTGGATATAAAAGAGCCGGCTATCCTGGTTGCCAGGGAGCTTATGCCGTCAGATACAGCAAGGCTGAACAAAGACTATGTTCTTGGGTTATTGACGGAAGAAGGCGGAGTTACCAGCCATGTGTCGATTATGGCAAAGGGATGGGGAATTCCGGCATTACTGGGGGTAAAAGGTTTGCTCCAAAAGGCAAAAAACAAAGATATTATATGCATGGATGCCGGGAAAGGCGAAATTATTATTTCTCCCACAGAAGAAATGAAACAAAAGTTTGACCAGAAAAAAGACAGGCACAAATTTGATACCGGGAATATTTAG
- the cysK gene encoding cysteine synthase A, producing the protein MVYKSITELIGRTPMLEVANIEKELGLKAKVLVKLEYFNPAGSVKDRVALSMIEDAESRGLIKPGATLVEPTSGNTGIGLAAAAAAKGYKAVFVMPETMSVERRKLLLGYGAEIVLTEGSKGMNGAIAKAEELVKEREDAVVLGQFVNSANPKVHMETTGPEIWDDTDGKIDIFIAGVGTGGTVTGTGNYLKGKKESVQIIAVEPAGSAVLSGDKPGPHGIQGIGAGFVPKILDTKVYDSIFKVKEEEAYGAARLLARREGILVGISSGAALHTAIETAKQPENEGKTIVALLPDTGERYLSTPLFTS; encoded by the coding sequence ATGGTATATAAAAGTATAACAGAGTTAATAGGCAGGACACCTATGCTGGAGGTGGCAAATATTGAGAAGGAGCTGGGGTTAAAAGCAAAGGTTCTAGTGAAACTGGAGTATTTTAATCCCGCAGGCAGCGTCAAAGACAGAGTTGCCCTAAGTATGATTGAGGATGCTGAAAGCAGGGGCCTTATTAAGCCGGGAGCCACTCTTGTGGAGCCTACCAGCGGAAATACGGGCATAGGGCTGGCAGCCGCCGCGGCAGCCAAGGGATATAAAGCCGTTTTTGTGATGCCCGAGACAATGAGTGTGGAGCGCCGCAAACTTTTGCTTGGATATGGCGCAGAAATTGTACTGACTGAGGGTTCTAAGGGGATGAATGGGGCAATAGCAAAAGCAGAGGAACTTGTGAAAGAGCGTGAGGATGCGGTTGTACTGGGACAGTTTGTAAATAGCGCCAACCCTAAGGTCCATATGGAAACTACCGGGCCCGAAATATGGGATGATACAGATGGGAAGATAGATATTTTTATTGCAGGCGTAGGGACTGGGGGGACAGTCACAGGTACAGGGAACTACCTGAAGGGGAAAAAAGAAAGTGTACAGATAATCGCCGTGGAGCCTGCAGGGTCCGCCGTGCTCTCAGGGGATAAACCAGGCCCCCACGGAATCCAGGGAATTGGAGCCGGTTTTGTCCCGAAGATTTTGGATACAAAAGTCTACGACAGTATTTTTAAGGTAAAGGAAGAGGAGGCATATGGGGCAGCCAGGCTGCTGGCCAGGAGAGAGGGGATTCTTGTAGGGATTTCATCTGGAGCTGCACTCCATACGGCTATTGAAACTGCAAAACAGCCTGAAAATGAAGGCAAAACGATTGTTGCACTGCTGCCGGATACAGGAGAGCGCTATCTGTCAACACCGCTTTTTACATCATGA
- a CDS encoding O-acetylhomoserine aminocarboxypropyltransferase/cysteine synthase family protein yields the protein MSKERQLKFETLQLHVGQEQPDPATDARAVPIYQTTSYVFRDCQHAADRFGLADPGNIYGRLTNSTQDVFEKRIAALEGGTAALGVASGAAAITYTFQNLARNGEHIVASKYIYGGSYNLLEHTLPEQGITTTFVDPDQEGAFEEAVKENTKAIFIEAIGNPNANLADIRKVADIAHRHGIVLVVDSTFATPYLLRPFEYGADIVVHSATKFIGGHGTALGGVIIESGKFDWEASGKYPQLSEPDPSYHGVRFCQAAAGAAFVTRIRAVLLRDTGATMAPLHAFLFLQGLETLSLRVERHVENTRKVVEFLNNHPRVERVNHPSLPDSPYHKLYQEYFPKGGASIFTFEVKGTEQDAKDFIDRLEIFSLLANVADVKSLVIHPASTTHSQMTPEELSASGIKPNSVRLSIGTEHIDDILYDLEQALSYKG from the coding sequence ATGAGTAAAGAAAGACAATTAAAATTTGAGACATTACAGCTTCATGTAGGACAGGAACAACCAGATCCGGCAACGGATGCAAGGGCAGTCCCCATATACCAGACAACGTCTTATGTGTTTCGTGACTGCCAGCATGCAGCAGACAGATTCGGGCTTGCCGACCCGGGGAATATATATGGAAGGCTGACAAACAGCACCCAGGATGTATTTGAAAAACGCATAGCGGCTCTTGAGGGCGGCACAGCGGCATTAGGCGTGGCTTCCGGCGCAGCTGCCATTACCTACACGTTCCAGAATCTGGCCAGGAATGGGGAACATATCGTGGCCTCTAAATATATTTATGGGGGCAGCTATAACTTATTAGAGCATACCCTGCCTGAACAGGGGATAACAACGACCTTTGTAGATCCTGACCAGGAGGGGGCCTTTGAGGAGGCGGTCAAAGAAAACACAAAAGCTATTTTTATAGAAGCCATAGGAAATCCAAATGCGAATCTGGCAGACATACGCAAAGTGGCTGATATCGCCCACAGACACGGCATTGTCCTTGTGGTTGACAGCACTTTTGCGACCCCCTATCTCCTGCGGCCCTTTGAGTATGGCGCAGATATTGTAGTACATTCAGCTACCAAGTTTATCGGTGGGCATGGGACTGCGCTGGGCGGCGTCATAATTGAGAGCGGAAAGTTTGACTGGGAGGCATCTGGGAAATATCCACAGCTGTCAGAGCCGGATCCCAGTTACCACGGTGTGCGCTTCTGCCAGGCTGCAGCGGGGGCGGCTTTTGTAACTAGGATCCGCGCAGTTTTGCTTCGGGATACTGGCGCCACCATGGCTCCCCTCCATGCTTTCTTGTTCCTGCAGGGATTAGAAACCTTATCACTGAGGGTAGAGAGGCATGTAGAGAATACTCGGAAGGTGGTAGAGTTTTTGAATAACCATCCCAGGGTAGAGAGGGTGAACCATCCTTCACTGCCCGATAGCCCTTATCATAAATTGTATCAGGAATACTTCCCGAAAGGAGGGGCATCTATTTTTACTTTTGAGGTCAAGGGAACGGAGCAGGATGCAAAGGATTTTATTGACAGGCTGGAAATTTTTTCCTTGCTGGCGAACGTGGCAGATGTGAAATCGCTGGTTATCCATCCTGCCAGTACGACCCATTCCCAGATGACCCCGGAGGAACTTTCAGCTTCAGGGATCAAGCCTAACTCAGTAAGGCTTTCTATTGGAACGGAGCACATCGATGATATTCTGTATGATTTAGAACAGGCATTATCCTATAAGGGATAA
- the ptsP gene encoding phosphoenolpyruvate--protein phosphotransferase yields the protein MITIKGKSVFGGVSIGKLSFYKRKQKVIKRTHVDDVEAECTRFHDAKAEAVEQLKDLYNKSLEDVGEANAMIFEIHQMMLEDLDYIESIENIIRTQEVNAEFAVATTADNFAHMFASMDDAYMQGRAADVKDVSERVLDILCGTGGGICQTDEPCIIAADDLAPSETVQLDKSKVLGFATMYGSSNSHTAILARTMNIPAVIGLGEELSQECDGQMAVIDGFTGELYIDPDEETLAVMQKKREKDLEQRALLEQLKGKENVTKSGQKINVYANIGDASDVGAVLKNDAGGIGLFRSEFLYLENDNFPTEEQQFAVYKQVAENMAGKKVIIRTLDIGADKQVDYFGLDKEENPALGYRAIRICLTRTEIFKTQLRALYRAAVYGNISIMFPMIISVSEIHKIKEIIAEVLAGLKEEGIPYKEDVELGVMIETPASVMISRELAKEVDFFSVGTNDLTQYTLAIDRQNSKLDEFYDPHHPAVLAMIKMAADNAHAEGKWIGICGELGADLELTEEFLKMGLDELSVSPSMVLPLRNKIRECD from the coding sequence ATGATTACAATTAAAGGCAAAAGCGTATTCGGTGGTGTATCCATAGGAAAGCTTTCTTTTTATAAAAGGAAGCAAAAGGTAATTAAACGTACGCATGTAGACGACGTGGAAGCAGAATGTACACGTTTTCACGATGCGAAGGCAGAGGCGGTTGAACAGCTCAAGGATCTCTATAACAAATCTTTAGAGGATGTGGGAGAGGCCAATGCCATGATTTTTGAGATCCACCAGATGATGCTGGAGGATTTGGATTATATTGAATCTATCGAGAATATTATCCGTACACAGGAGGTAAATGCTGAGTTTGCAGTGGCCACCACGGCAGATAATTTTGCCCACATGTTTGCCTCTATGGATGATGCATATATGCAGGGGCGGGCGGCGGATGTAAAGGATGTGTCTGAGAGGGTCCTGGATATTTTATGTGGGACAGGCGGCGGTATTTGCCAGACTGATGAGCCGTGTATCATTGCGGCGGATGACCTGGCTCCCAGTGAGACTGTACAGCTGGATAAGAGCAAGGTGCTTGGCTTTGCCACAATGTACGGTTCCTCCAACTCCCATACCGCTATATTGGCCAGAACTATGAATATTCCTGCTGTTATTGGCCTTGGGGAGGAATTAAGCCAGGAGTGTGACGGGCAGATGGCTGTCATAGATGGTTTTACAGGTGAATTATATATTGACCCCGATGAGGAGACTCTGGCCGTGATGCAGAAGAAGCGCGAGAAAGACCTGGAACAGCGCGCCCTTCTGGAGCAGCTTAAAGGCAAGGAAAATGTGACGAAGAGCGGCCAGAAGATCAATGTCTACGCAAATATAGGCGATGCCTCAGATGTTGGGGCTGTCCTGAAGAATGACGCAGGCGGCATCGGATTATTCCGAAGTGAATTTTTATATTTGGAAAATGATAATTTTCCCACAGAGGAGCAGCAGTTTGCCGTATATAAACAGGTTGCAGAGAATATGGCCGGCAAGAAGGTGATTATCCGTACCCTGGATATTGGGGCAGACAAGCAGGTGGATTATTTTGGGTTAGATAAGGAAGAGAACCCGGCGCTGGGTTACCGTGCCATCCGAATTTGCCTGACCAGGACGGAGATTTTTAAGACTCAGCTGCGTGCTTTGTACAGAGCAGCCGTATATGGAAATATTTCTATTATGTTTCCTATGATTATATCTGTCAGCGAGATCCATAAAATTAAAGAAATTATTGCAGAGGTACTGGCGGGACTGAAGGAGGAGGGAATCCCTTACAAAGAGGATGTTGAACTAGGCGTTATGATAGAGACGCCGGCTTCTGTTATGATCAGCCGTGAGCTTGCCAAAGAGGTAGATTTCTTCAGTGTGGGTACGAACGACCTGACTCAGTATACGCTGGCCATTGACAGGCAGAACTCTAAATTGGATGAATTTTATGATCCCCATCATCCTGCCGTGCTGGCTATGATTAAGATGGCCGCTGACAACGCACATGCTGAGGGCAAATGGATAGGGATCTGCGGCGAGCTGGGGGCAGATCTGGAACTGACGGAGGAATTTTTAAAGATGGGACTAGATGAGCTGTCTGTGTCACCTTCCATGGTACTTCCTCTTAGAAATAAGATTAGGGAGTGCGACTAG
- a CDS encoding HPr family phosphocarrier protein has protein sequence MVKASIIVRNKSGIHARPAAELSKLAAKCKSDISLNFNGKRVNPKSILNLLSASINCGCEVELECKGDTEEQDLKMLAAAIEAGLGE, from the coding sequence ATGGTAAAGGCAAGTATAATAGTTAGGAACAAGTCAGGCATCCATGCCAGGCCGGCGGCAGAGCTTTCTAAATTGGCAGCAAAATGTAAATCTGATATCAGCCTGAATTTTAATGGGAAAAGGGTAAACCCAAAAAGTATTTTGAATCTGCTTTCTGCTTCTATCAACTGTGGGTGTGAGGTGGAACTGGAATGTAAGGGGGATACGGAGGAACAGGATCTAAAAATGCTGGCTGCTGCAATTGAGGCTGGGTTGGGAGAATAA
- a CDS encoding RrF2 family transcriptional regulator, translating into MKISTKGRYGLRALVDMAVYAEEEPISLIQVANRQKISLNYLEQVFGTLRRAGIVVSIKGASGGYKLARDAQSITVREILEALEGEFSIIDRHTGEEPDAVQRAIAELVWDEIDRQVNTFLSERTLAQLVSEYQKNLDYNANMYYI; encoded by the coding sequence ATGAAAATATCTACAAAAGGGAGATATGGATTGCGGGCACTTGTGGATATGGCAGTTTATGCAGAAGAGGAGCCTATATCCCTGATACAGGTGGCAAACAGGCAGAAAATATCTTTAAACTACTTAGAACAGGTATTTGGCACTCTGAGAAGGGCAGGGATTGTTGTCAGTATCAAGGGGGCCAGCGGAGGCTATAAGCTGGCCCGGGATGCGCAAAGTATAACGGTCCGGGAGATACTGGAGGCGCTGGAAGGAGAATTTTCTATTATTGACAGACATACAGGGGAGGAACCGGATGCTGTGCAGAGAGCCATTGCAGAATTGGTCTGGGATGAGATTGACAGGCAGGTGAATACATTCCTCAGTGAACGCACTCTGGCACAGCTTGTCAGCGAGTACCAGAAAAATTTAGATTACAATGCAAATATGTACTATATATAA
- the rpoN gene encoding RNA polymerase factor sigma-54 has protein sequence MIEYDLKQQQRQYLSQTQIQSLELMGMCNMELSIFLNNEYLENPILEQYGGGEAPGATEELGDWYSRNQNDNEGYGHGDYAEGRHGGFVPADREPGIEEYLKEQLDGRHYSPLEWHVMEFLIKNLDDNGFYSTSVKETAGLIGAPREVVQKCLSHLQKLEPSGIFAKDLSSCLIRQLETMDIKDTALTQILSEHLEDIAQGRISAITRHIGISSVMARKYIAFIRTLNPRPLSGFYSGNTSYIIPDVLAEKKNNQWEIRLNDHWMGKYQLNEYYLKMLNESKDKDLKEYFGKKLERARFILKSIEQRRNTIYAVAGEILESQKDFFEGIGELKSYSMAEVARRLDIHPSTVSRAVKGKYIQYPGGVLPMKDLYLQGGRQEGETCGRTAAQMKKILKAVIDGEDKGHPYSDSRLSKELKEQGILLSRRGVAKYREELGIKGSFERKEYP, from the coding sequence GTGATAGAGTACGATCTGAAGCAGCAGCAAAGACAATATTTGTCCCAGACACAAATACAGTCTTTGGAATTGATGGGCATGTGCAATATGGAACTTAGTATTTTCTTAAATAACGAATATCTGGAGAATCCCATCCTGGAACAGTATGGGGGCGGGGAGGCGCCGGGAGCCACAGAAGAATTAGGAGACTGGTACAGCCGGAACCAAAATGATAATGAAGGGTATGGGCACGGGGATTATGCTGAGGGAAGGCATGGCGGTTTTGTGCCTGCAGATAGGGAACCTGGGATTGAAGAATATTTGAAGGAGCAGCTGGATGGAAGGCACTATAGTCCGCTTGAATGGCATGTTATGGAATTCCTTATAAAGAATCTGGATGATAATGGCTTTTATTCTACCTCAGTTAAGGAGACTGCAGGCCTGATAGGCGCCCCCAGGGAGGTGGTGCAAAAATGTTTAAGCCATCTGCAAAAGCTGGAGCCTTCCGGGATTTTTGCAAAAGATCTTTCCTCTTGCCTAATCAGGCAGTTAGAGACTATGGACATAAAGGACACTGCGCTGACCCAGATTTTGTCGGAACATCTTGAAGATATTGCCCAGGGAAGAATCAGCGCCATAACCCGGCATATAGGAATTTCTTCTGTGATGGCCAGAAAATATATTGCCTTTATCCGCACTTTAAACCCCAGGCCTCTGTCTGGTTTTTATTCTGGGAATACTTCTTATATTATCCCGGATGTCCTGGCTGAAAAGAAAAATAATCAATGGGAGATCCGGCTAAACGATCATTGGATGGGCAAATATCAGCTGAATGAATATTACCTGAAAATGCTCAATGAAAGTAAAGATAAAGACCTGAAAGAGTATTTTGGCAAAAAACTGGAAAGAGCCAGATTTATTTTAAAGAGTATCGAGCAGAGAAGGAATACGATCTATGCTGTCGCGGGGGAGATCCTGGAATCACAGAAGGACTTTTTTGAAGGGATAGGGGAGCTTAAATCTTATTCTATGGCTGAGGTGGCACGCAGGCTGGACATTCATCCGTCCACAGTCAGCAGAGCCGTAAAGGGGAAATATATCCAGTATCCGGGAGGGGTCCTGCCCATGAAAGATCTGTATCTCCAGGGCGGCAGGCAGGAGGGGGAGACCTGTGGCAGGACAGCGGCCCAAATGAAAAAAATTTTGAAAGCAGTGATAGACGGGGAAGATAAAGGGCATCCGTACAGTGATAGCAGACTGTCCAAAGAACTGAAGGAACAGGGAATACTGCTGTCAAGGAGAGGGGTGGCGAAATATAGAGAAGAACTGGGGATTAAAGGGAGCTTTGAAAGAAAAGAATACCCGTAA
- a CDS encoding LCP family protein produces MDKQKKFFINKWIGPILVAVYAVSAACLAIYCIRLNIFPVKYIVYAGVSLALLGVLAAILFRRPATSPIGALLMLVLTAACLTGFNYIQMTWQAIDKVTEADLPADIISVYVMQEDPAQTEEDIADYQIAAVSGASAGEAEYKNVKKTIEDLEKNIGGPLDIREYETGFAMLDDLREGKIQAVVLGDVYLSMAADVEGYGWASEGLRRVAAVEHQAEEENRIVIPKDVPETFIMYLSGIDTYGSAAARSRSDVNILAVVNIRTKKILLLSTPRDYYIEYAVTGGAKDKLTHAGVYGVDASVDALQRLYDIQVDYYLKINFTGFVEVIDALGGVDVNSDYSFTVPGAGEFTAGQNHLTGEEALIFARERYSFQEGDYQRAKNQMEVVRAMIQKCASGSMLKNYRKVLKGIEGSIETNMPNEQLASLVKMQLADMAQWEVTSYTPGGTSMYAETFSMPGELLSVIEPDQAEVEEAKAKIQSIYTGGSTDM; encoded by the coding sequence ATGGATAAACAAAAGAAATTTTTTATTAATAAATGGATTGGCCCTATACTGGTGGCGGTGTATGCAGTATCAGCAGCCTGTCTGGCCATATATTGTATAAGACTGAATATCTTTCCGGTTAAATACATCGTATATGCAGGGGTGTCCCTGGCCCTGCTGGGAGTTCTGGCAGCCATATTATTCAGGCGCCCTGCCACATCCCCAATAGGGGCACTATTAATGCTTGTCTTGACCGCGGCCTGTCTTACAGGATTTAATTATATCCAGATGACCTGGCAGGCTATTGATAAAGTGACAGAGGCGGATCTGCCCGCGGATATTATTTCTGTTTATGTGATGCAAGAGGATCCGGCCCAAACTGAGGAGGACATTGCAGACTATCAGATTGCTGCTGTCAGCGGGGCCTCTGCAGGGGAGGCAGAATATAAGAATGTAAAAAAGACAATAGAGGATCTGGAAAAAAATATTGGAGGTCCCCTGGATATCAGAGAATATGAAACAGGGTTTGCCATGTTGGATGATCTGAGGGAGGGAAAGATTCAGGCGGTGGTTCTGGGGGATGTCTATTTAAGTATGGCAGCCGATGTTGAAGGGTACGGCTGGGCGTCAGAAGGTCTCCGCAGGGTTGCGGCAGTGGAGCATCAGGCAGAGGAGGAGAACCGCATTGTAATTCCGAAAGATGTGCCAGAGACATTTATTATGTATTTGAGCGGCATAGATACTTATGGCAGTGCCGCCGCACGTTCCAGAAGTGATGTGAATATTTTGGCGGTTGTAAATATTCGTACAAAAAAAATTCTGCTTCTATCCACCCCAAGAGATTATTATATAGAATATGCGGTTACTGGCGGGGCAAAGGATAAGCTGACCCATGCTGGGGTGTACGGGGTGGATGCGTCTGTGGACGCACTCCAGAGATTGTATGATATACAGGTGGATTATTACCTGAAAATAAATTTTACGGGGTTCGTAGAAGTGATTGACGCTCTGGGAGGGGTTGACGTAAATTCAGATTATAGTTTTACAGTACCGGGCGCCGGAGAATTTACAGCAGGGCAAAATCATCTTACTGGGGAGGAGGCCCTTATTTTTGCCAGAGAGAGATACAGCTTTCAGGAGGGAGATTACCAGAGGGCCAAGAACCAGATGGAGGTAGTGCGGGCCATGATACAGAAATGTGCCTCCGGGTCCATGCTGAAAAATTACAGGAAGGTATTAAAAGGCATAGAGGGAAGTATTGAGACAAATATGCCAAATGAACAGCTGGCATCTCTCGTAAAAATGCAGTTGGCTGATATGGCCCAGTGGGAGGTTACGTCTTACACGCCCGGAGGGACGAGCATGTATGCAGAAACATTTTCCATGCCCGGGGAACTGCTTTCAGTTATAGAGCCGGACCAGGCCGAAGTTGAAGAGGCCAAAGCTAAGATACAGAGTATTTATACAGGGGGATCCACAGATATGTA
- a CDS encoding PTS sugar transporter subunit IIA yields the protein MKDRHILILTHGNWGEECVRGAEMIIGKIQDLSAYSLEPSDNLDELIEYIEKDIKERHIEHPIVISDLKDGSTSHGATYIAHVSGGLAVSGLNLSLLITAVNERGECDEGRLYELMLQRGKENISNISIKG from the coding sequence ATGAAAGACAGGCACATTTTGATTTTGACACATGGAAACTGGGGGGAAGAGTGTGTAAGAGGGGCGGAGATGATAATAGGGAAAATCCAGGATCTATCTGCTTATTCTCTGGAGCCTTCCGACAATTTGGATGAACTGATCGAGTATATAGAAAAGGATATAAAAGAAAGACATATTGAACATCCCATTGTAATTTCAGATTTAAAGGATGGGAGCACATCCCACGGGGCCACTTATATCGCACATGTATCCGGGGGACTGGCTGTCAGCGGACTAAATCTCTCTCTGTTGATTACGGCGGTAAATGAAAGGGGAGAGTGCGATGAGGGCAGGCTGTATGAATTAATGCTACAGCGGGGAAAAGAAAATATTAGTAATATCAGCATAAAGGGATAA